From one Pararge aegeria chromosome 21, ilParAegt1.1, whole genome shotgun sequence genomic stretch:
- the LOC120633167 gene encoding DNA-directed RNA polymerases I, II, and III subunit RPABC1, with translation MDDDAETYKLWRIRKTVMQLCHDRGYLVTQDELDQTLDQFKEQFGDKPSEKRPARSDLIVLVAHNDDPTDQMFVFFPDEAKIGIKTIKTYCTRMQEENIHRAIVVVQAGMTPSAKQSLVDMAPKYILEQFLESELLINITEHELVPEHIVLTPDEKQELLARYKLKENMLMRIQAGDPVARYFGLKRGQVVKIIRNSETAGRYISYRLVC, from the exons ATGGATGACGATGCGGAAACTTACAAACTGTGGCGAATCCGAAAAACTGTAATGCAG TTGTGTCACGACAGAGGATATCTAGTAACGCAAGATGAATTGGACCAAACTTTAGATCAGTTCAAAGAACAATTTGGAGACAAACCAAG TGAGAAGCGCCCAGCAAGGAGTGACTTGATAGTCCTAGTTGCTCACAATGATGACCCCACAGACCAGATGTTTGTGTTTTTCCCAGATGAAGCCAAGATCGGAATTAAGACCATCAAAACATACTGTACGAGAATGCAAGAGGAAAATATTCATAGAGCGATTGTTGTTGTTCAAGCAG GTATGACCCCATCTGCAAAGCAGTCTCTGGTTGACATGGCGCCGAAGTACATTCTAGAACAATTCCTCGAGTCAGAGCTTCTTATCAACATAACGGAACACGAATTGGTACCAGAGCACATAGTGTTGACACCTGATGAGAAACAGGAGCTTTTGGCAAGATA taaattaaaagaaaacatgtTGATGAGGATACAGGCGGGTGATCCAGTTGCGAGATACTTCGGCTTGAAGAGAGGACag GTGGTGAAAATTATTCGGAATTCAGAAACAGCCGGCAGATACATTTCATACAGATTAGTTTGTTAA